In Streptomyces sp. NBC_01439, the following are encoded in one genomic region:
- a CDS encoding ketoacyl-ACP synthase III, giving the protein MSKIKPAKGSPYARILGVGGYRPTRVVPNEVILETIDSSDEWIRSRSGIATRHWASPQETVSAMSVEASGKALADAGVAPEQIGAVIVSTVSHFKQTPAVATEIAHRIGAGKPAAFDISAGCAGFGYGLTLAKGLVVEGSAEYVLVIGVERLSDLTDLEDRATAFLFGDGAGAVVVGPSDEPAIGPTVWGSEGDKSETIKQTVPWDEYLGKDGGEKFPAITQEGQAVFRWAVFEMAKVAQQALDAAGITAEDLDVFIPHQANMRIIDSMVKTLKLPEHVTVARDVETTGNTSAASIPLAMERLLATGAAKSGDTALVIGFGAGLVYAATVVTLP; this is encoded by the coding sequence ATGTCCAAGATCAAGCCGGCCAAGGGCTCCCCCTACGCCCGCATCCTCGGTGTCGGCGGCTACCGCCCGACCCGTGTGGTGCCCAACGAGGTCATCCTCGAGACCATCGACTCGTCCGACGAGTGGATCCGCTCCCGCTCCGGCATCGCGACCCGGCACTGGGCCTCGCCCCAGGAGACCGTCTCCGCGATGTCGGTGGAGGCCTCGGGGAAGGCACTGGCCGATGCCGGTGTCGCTCCGGAGCAGATCGGCGCGGTGATCGTCTCGACGGTCTCGCACTTCAAGCAGACCCCGGCCGTCGCGACCGAGATCGCGCACCGGATCGGCGCGGGCAAGCCCGCCGCCTTCGACATCTCCGCCGGCTGTGCCGGGTTCGGCTACGGCCTGACCCTGGCCAAGGGCCTGGTGGTGGAAGGTTCCGCGGAGTACGTCCTGGTCATCGGCGTGGAACGACTTTCGGACCTGACCGACCTGGAGGACCGCGCGACGGCCTTCCTGTTCGGTGACGGCGCCGGCGCCGTGGTCGTCGGTCCCTCGGACGAGCCGGCCATCGGCCCCACGGTGTGGGGTTCGGAGGGCGACAAGTCCGAGACGATCAAGCAGACCGTGCCGTGGGACGAGTACCTCGGCAAGGACGGCGGCGAGAAGTTTCCGGCCATCACCCAGGAGGGTCAGGCGGTCTTCCGCTGGGCCGTCTTCGAGATGGCCAAGGTGGCCCAGCAGGCGCTCGACGCGGCCGGGATCACCGCGGAAGACCTGGACGTCTTCATTCCGCACCAGGCGAACATGCGGATCATCGATTCGATGGTGAAGACTCTGAAGCTGCCGGAGCACGTCACGGTCGCCCGTGACGTGGAGACCACCGGCAACACGTCGGCCGCCTCGATTCCGCTCGCTATGGAGCGGCTCCTGGCGACCGGAGCGGCGAAGAGCGGCGACACCGCGCTCGTCATCGGCTTCGGGGCGGGACTCGTCTACGCCGCGACGGTCGTTACCCTCCCCTAG
- a CDS encoding pirin family protein, whose translation MIDVRPGADRYEGGDPAAGITTRHAFSFGSFYDPDNLRFGPVLACNEETLAPGAGFDEHPHSHTEIVTWVIEGELTHHDSTGEKSVVRPGDVQRLSAGSGARHVERNDGTGRLRFVQMWLAPLAAGGEPSYGVVRGIADAASYEVPEAGAVLHVRRPGAGERVAVPAADRVYLHVVRGDLRLDGAELGPGDSVRITAERDLEVVAGSPGELLIWEFPDPDRSAGRP comes from the coding sequence ATGATTGATGTTCGCCCAGGCGCCGACCGGTACGAGGGCGGGGACCCGGCCGCCGGGATCACCACCCGGCACGCCTTCTCCTTCGGCTCCTTCTACGACCCGGACAATCTGCGCTTCGGCCCGGTGCTCGCCTGCAACGAGGAGACCCTCGCGCCGGGCGCCGGCTTCGACGAGCACCCGCACAGCCACACCGAGATCGTGACCTGGGTGATCGAGGGCGAACTCACCCACCACGACAGCACCGGCGAGAAGAGCGTGGTGCGGCCCGGGGACGTACAGCGGCTCAGCGCCGGATCCGGGGCACGGCACGTGGAGCGCAACGACGGAACCGGGCGGCTGCGGTTCGTGCAGATGTGGCTCGCGCCCCTCGCCGCGGGTGGCGAGCCCTCGTACGGGGTCGTCCGGGGGATCGCCGACGCCGCGTCCTACGAGGTTCCCGAGGCCGGCGCCGTGCTGCACGTCCGGCGACCCGGCGCGGGCGAGCGCGTCGCCGTACCCGCGGCGGACCGGGTGTACCTGCACGTGGTGCGCGGGGACCTGCGCCTGGACGGGGCGGAGCTGGGCCCCGGGGACTCGGTACGGATCACGGCCGAGCGGGACCTGGAGGTCGTCGCCGGGTCCCCGGGGGAGCTGCTGATCTGGGAGTTCCCCGACCCGGACCGATCGGCGGGGCGGCCCTAG
- a CDS encoding serine hydrolase domain-containing protein — MESLRIIETWPVPTAAAAVVRADGSLAGSHGPVDHRFALASVTKPLTAYAALVAYEEGAIELDEPAGPEGSSVRHLLAHTSGLAFDEHRVSAPPGQRRLYSNAGFEELGDHIAKATGIPFAEYLHQAVFEPLGMERTTLEGSPAKDGVSTVADLLRFAAELQAPRLLDVRTVAEATSVVHPGLKGVLPGYGHQSPNDWGLGLEIRDHKSPHWTGSSSSPRTFGHFGQAGTFLWVDPDARAACVALTDRPFGPWAAEAWSPFTDAVLAELRSR; from the coding sequence ATGGAAAGCCTGCGGATCATCGAGACCTGGCCGGTGCCGACCGCCGCGGCGGCCGTCGTACGGGCCGACGGGAGCCTGGCGGGCTCCCACGGGCCCGTGGACCACCGGTTCGCCCTGGCGTCGGTCACCAAGCCGCTCACCGCGTACGCCGCCCTCGTCGCGTACGAGGAGGGGGCGATCGAGCTGGACGAGCCGGCCGGGCCCGAGGGGTCGTCGGTCCGTCACCTCCTCGCGCACACCAGCGGCCTGGCCTTCGACGAGCACCGGGTGTCGGCCCCACCCGGGCAGCGCCGGCTGTACTCGAACGCCGGTTTCGAGGAGCTCGGCGACCACATCGCCAAGGCCACCGGCATCCCCTTCGCGGAGTACCTGCACCAGGCGGTCTTCGAGCCGCTGGGCATGGAGCGGACCACTCTGGAGGGCTCGCCCGCCAAGGACGGCGTCTCGACCGTCGCCGACCTGCTGCGGTTCGCCGCCGAGCTGCAGGCACCGCGGTTGCTGGACGTCCGTACGGTCGCCGAGGCCACCTCCGTCGTACACCCCGGGCTCAAGGGCGTCCTACCGGGCTACGGGCACCAGTCCCCCAACGACTGGGGCCTCGGCCTGGAGATCCGCGACCACAAGTCCCCGCACTGGACGGGCTCTTCCTCCTCGCCGCGCACCTTCGGACACTTCGGCCAGGCCGGCACCTTCCTGTGGGTGGACCCGGACGCGCGCGCGGCGTGCGTGGCCCTGACCGACCGCCCCTTCGGCCCGTGGGCGGCCGAGGCCTGGAGCCCGTTCACCGACGCCGTGCTGGCCGAGCTCCGCTCCCGCTAG
- a CDS encoding beta-ketoacyl-[acyl-carrier-protein] synthase family protein: MSPTNRTVVVTGIGATTPLGGDSASTWEGLLAGRSGVKPLEGERFAELPVRIAARAAVDPNEVLPRPLARKLDRSAQFAIIAAREAWADAGYTTPAGEETEEGASVAPERLGTVIASGIGGVTTLLDQYDVLKDKGVRRVSPHTVPMLMPNGPSANVGLEVNAQAGVHTPVSACASGAEAIGYAVEMIRSGRADVVVAGGTEAAIHPLPIAAFANMMAMSKNNENPEQASRPYDKARDGFVLGEGAGVIVLESAEHAAARGARVYCEVLGQGLSADSHHIAQPEPTGRGVAAAVQNLLDNTGLDPAELVHLNAHATSTPQGDTAELKALRKVLGDDLDHIAISATKSMTGHLLGGAGGIETVATVLALYHRLAPPTINIDDLDEEIDADIVVGEPRKLPADGPISAINNSFGFGGHNVTLAFRTV; encoded by the coding sequence GTGAGCCCGACCAATCGCACCGTGGTCGTCACCGGTATCGGCGCAACCACTCCGCTGGGTGGCGACAGCGCTTCGACCTGGGAAGGTCTGCTTGCCGGCCGTTCCGGCGTCAAGCCCCTGGAGGGCGAGCGCTTCGCCGAACTCCCGGTACGCATCGCCGCTCGGGCCGCCGTCGACCCGAACGAGGTCCTGCCCCGACCGCTGGCCCGCAAGTTGGACCGCTCGGCGCAGTTCGCCATCATCGCGGCCCGCGAGGCGTGGGCCGACGCCGGTTACACCACCCCGGCAGGCGAAGAGACCGAAGAGGGCGCCTCCGTCGCGCCCGAGCGCCTGGGCACCGTGATCGCCTCCGGCATCGGCGGTGTCACCACCCTGCTCGACCAGTACGACGTCCTGAAGGACAAGGGCGTGCGCCGGGTCTCCCCGCACACCGTCCCCATGCTCATGCCGAACGGCCCCTCGGCCAACGTCGGCCTGGAAGTCAACGCCCAGGCGGGCGTGCACACTCCCGTCAGCGCCTGCGCGTCCGGCGCCGAGGCCATCGGCTACGCCGTCGAGATGATCCGTTCCGGCCGCGCCGACGTGGTCGTCGCGGGCGGCACCGAAGCGGCGATCCACCCGCTGCCGATCGCCGCGTTCGCCAACATGATGGCGATGTCCAAGAACAACGAGAACCCCGAGCAGGCCTCCCGTCCGTACGACAAGGCCCGTGACGGCTTCGTACTGGGCGAGGGCGCGGGCGTCATCGTCCTGGAGTCCGCCGAGCACGCCGCCGCGCGCGGCGCCCGGGTCTACTGCGAGGTGCTGGGCCAGGGTCTGTCCGCGGACAGCCACCACATCGCGCAGCCGGAGCCGACCGGCCGCGGTGTCGCGGCCGCGGTGCAGAACCTGCTCGACAACACGGGCCTGGACCCGGCCGAGCTGGTCCACCTGAACGCGCACGCCACGTCGACCCCGCAGGGTGACACGGCCGAGCTGAAGGCCCTGCGCAAGGTGCTGGGCGACGACCTCGACCACATCGCGATCTCCGCGACCAAGTCGATGACCGGGCACCTGCTGGGTGGCGCGGGCGGTATCGAGACCGTCGCGACCGTGCTGGCGCTGTACCACCGGCTGGCCCCGCCGACGATCAACATCGACGACCTCGACGAGGAGATCGACGCGGACATCGTCGTCGGCGAGCCGCGCAAGCTGCCGGCCGACGGCCCGATCTCCGCGATCAACAACTCCTTCGGCTTCGGCGGCCACAACGTGACCCTGGCGTTCCGTACGGTTTAG
- a CDS encoding MerR family transcriptional regulator: MSQSLTQTRYTISEVEARTGLTQHTLRWYERIGLMPHVDRSHSGQRRFTDKDLDWLAFVGKLRATGMSVADMVRYAELVREGEHTVGERRELLERTRREVRSRISELTDALAVLDYKIDTYAMKTVSGKAQQ, encoded by the coding sequence ATGAGCCAGAGCCTGACGCAGACGCGGTACACGATCAGCGAGGTCGAGGCCCGGACCGGTCTGACCCAGCACACCCTGCGCTGGTACGAGCGGATCGGCCTGATGCCGCACGTGGACCGCTCCCACTCGGGGCAGCGGCGCTTCACCGACAAGGACCTCGACTGGCTGGCCTTCGTGGGCAAGCTGCGCGCCACGGGGATGTCGGTGGCGGACATGGTGCGGTACGCCGAACTGGTCCGCGAGGGCGAGCACACGGTGGGGGAACGCCGGGAGCTGCTGGAACGCACGCGCCGCGAGGTGCGCTCGCGGATCTCGGAGCTCACGGACGCACTCGCCGTTCTGGACTACAAGATCGACACGTACGCCATGAAAACGGTATCGGGGAAGGCACAGCAATGA
- a CDS encoding SGNH/GDSL hydrolase family protein yields the protein MRTTAPRRRARRTLAGAGAAVLLLAGAATGCSSGGSGEQGGERGAQAAPRWNTAPASIAAVGDSITRGFDACSVLADCPEVSWATGNDPAVRSLAARLLGDAAAPERSWNYAVTGSRMADLPGQLAGAAAHKPDLVTVMVGSNDACRSTASSMTPVAEFRSGFEKALADLRTASPASQVYVSSVPDLQRLWEQGKDLPMVRQIWKLGICQSMLADPLSAASGATARREQVRARVVEYNEVLREVCAKDALCRYDGGAVFQYPFAADQLSRWDWFHPGKDGQARLAELAHRQVTAAEPPR from the coding sequence ATGCGCACCACCGCTCCGCGCCGCCGCGCGCGCCGGACCCTCGCGGGTGCGGGCGCAGCGGTCCTCCTGCTGGCCGGGGCGGCCACCGGGTGCAGCTCGGGCGGGTCGGGCGAGCAGGGTGGCGAGCGCGGGGCGCAGGCCGCACCGCGCTGGAACACGGCACCCGCCTCGATCGCGGCCGTGGGCGACTCCATCACGCGTGGTTTCGACGCCTGTTCGGTTCTGGCCGACTGTCCGGAGGTCTCCTGGGCCACGGGGAACGACCCCGCGGTCCGCTCGCTGGCCGCCCGGCTGCTCGGGGACGCCGCGGCGCCCGAGCGCAGCTGGAACTACGCGGTGACCGGCTCGCGCATGGCGGACCTGCCGGGTCAGCTGGCCGGCGCCGCCGCGCACAAGCCCGACCTGGTCACGGTGATGGTGGGCTCGAACGACGCCTGCCGGTCGACGGCTTCGTCGATGACCCCGGTGGCGGAGTTCCGTTCCGGGTTCGAGAAGGCCCTCGCGGACCTGCGGACCGCGTCCCCCGCCTCCCAGGTGTACGTCTCCAGCGTGCCGGACCTGCAGCGGCTGTGGGAGCAGGGCAAGGACCTCCCGATGGTCCGGCAGATCTGGAAGCTGGGGATCTGTCAGTCCATGCTCGCCGATCCGCTGTCGGCGGCCTCGGGGGCGACGGCCCGGCGCGAGCAGGTGCGGGCGCGGGTGGTGGAGTACAACGAGGTGCTGCGCGAGGTCTGCGCGAAGGACGCGCTGTGCCGCTACGACGGCGGCGCCGTGTTCCAGTACCCTTTCGCGGCGGATCAGTTGAGCCGCTGGGACTGGTTCCACCCGGGCAAGGACGGGCAGGCGCGGCTGGCGGAACTGGCGCACCGCCAGGTGACGGCGGCCGAACCGCCGCGTTGA
- a CDS encoding PucR family transcriptional regulator, translating to MSQPEREHSPATHAAHPVPAHPHTATLRRLEKSAGRLAANAIARMDETLPWYRAMPPENRSWIGLVAQAGIAAFTEWFRHPETPQAISTDVFGTAPRELTRAITLRQTVEMVRTTIEVMEAAIEEVAAPGDESILREALLVYAREIAFATAQVYAQAAEARGAWDARLESLVVNAVLSGEADEGALSRAAALGWNSPEHVCVVLGTAPEGDSELTVEAIRRAARHHKLQVLTGVLGDRLVVIAGGSDNPIQVAKSLIGPFAAGPVVAGPVVSDLLNATKSAQAAAAGLKACTAWQDAPRPVLADDLLPERAIASDPAARDQLVEEIYRPLEEAGSALLETLSVYLEQASSLEGAARMLFVHPNTVRYRLRRVTDVTGWSPSDVRSAFTLRIALILGRLADGDAQS from the coding sequence GTGTCCCAACCCGAACGTGAGCATTCGCCCGCCACACATGCCGCGCATCCCGTACCCGCCCATCCGCACACCGCGACGCTCCGCCGACTGGAGAAGTCCGCGGGCCGGCTGGCCGCCAACGCGATCGCGCGCATGGACGAGACCCTGCCGTGGTACCGGGCCATGCCGCCCGAGAACCGGTCCTGGATCGGTCTGGTCGCCCAGGCCGGCATCGCCGCGTTCACGGAGTGGTTCAGGCACCCGGAGACCCCGCAGGCCATCTCCACCGATGTCTTCGGGACGGCTCCGCGCGAGCTGACCCGGGCGATCACCCTGCGCCAGACCGTCGAGATGGTCCGCACGACCATCGAGGTCATGGAAGCCGCGATCGAGGAGGTGGCGGCCCCGGGCGACGAGTCGATCCTGCGCGAGGCGCTGCTGGTGTACGCCCGGGAGATCGCCTTCGCGACCGCCCAGGTGTACGCGCAGGCCGCCGAGGCGCGCGGTGCCTGGGACGCCCGGCTGGAGTCCCTGGTCGTCAACGCGGTGCTGTCGGGCGAGGCGGACGAGGGTGCGCTGTCCCGGGCGGCGGCGCTGGGCTGGAACTCCCCGGAGCACGTGTGCGTGGTGCTCGGCACCGCGCCGGAGGGCGACAGCGAACTGACGGTCGAGGCGATCCGGCGCGCGGCCCGCCACCACAAGCTCCAGGTCCTCACCGGTGTGCTCGGGGACCGGCTGGTCGTCATCGCGGGCGGCAGCGACAACCCGATCCAGGTGGCCAAGTCACTGATCGGACCGTTCGCGGCGGGTCCGGTGGTCGCCGGACCGGTGGTGTCCGACCTGCTGAACGCAACGAAGTCGGCACAGGCCGCGGCGGCCGGGCTGAAAGCGTGCACGGCCTGGCAGGATGCCCCTCGGCCGGTCCTGGCGGACGATCTCCTGCCGGAACGCGCCATCGCCTCCGATCCCGCCGCCAGGGATCAGCTGGTGGAGGAGATCTACAGACCACTGGAGGAGGCGGGGTCCGCACTGCTGGAGACCCTGAGCGTCTACCTGGAACAGGCCAGCAGCCTGGAAGGGGCGGCGCGAATGCTGTTCGTGCACCCCAACACGGTGCGCTACCGGCTGCGACGTGTGACCGACGTCACCGGATGGTCTCCTTCTGATGTCCGCTCGGCGTTCACGTTGCGAATCGCCCTGATTCTCGGGCGTCTGGCTGACGGCGACGCCCAGTCCTAG
- a CDS encoding ACP S-malonyltransferase yields the protein MRVLVLVAPGQGAQTPGFLTPWLELPGAADRVAAWSDAIELDLAHYGTDADADAIRDTAVAQPLLVAAGLLSASALGSPAAFGAVAGHSVGEITAAAYAGVLSEADALSFVRTRGLGMAEAAAVTETGMAAVLGGDRDVVVAHLEKLGLTPANINGAGQIVAAGTMEQIAALEADKPEGSMKVVALKVAGAFHTHHMAPAVATLEKAAEALAPADPALKYVSNKDGLVVASGADVVARLVGQVANPVRWDLCMETFAELGVTGIIELSPGGTLTGLAKRALKGVPSVALKTPDDLDKAAALIAELTV from the coding sequence GTGAGGGTGCTCGTACTCGTCGCTCCCGGCCAAGGCGCTCAGACGCCCGGCTTCTTGACTCCCTGGCTCGAACTCCCCGGTGCCGCTGACCGTGTCGCCGCGTGGTCGGACGCCATCGAGCTGGACCTTGCCCACTACGGCACGGACGCAGACGCCGACGCGATCCGCGACACGGCCGTGGCCCAGCCCCTGCTGGTCGCCGCGGGCCTGCTGTCCGCGTCCGCGCTCGGTTCCCCGGCCGCCTTCGGCGCCGTCGCAGGCCACAGCGTCGGTGAGATCACCGCCGCCGCCTACGCCGGCGTGCTGTCCGAGGCCGACGCGCTGTCGTTCGTCCGGACCCGCGGTCTGGGGATGGCCGAGGCCGCCGCCGTCACCGAGACCGGCATGGCCGCGGTCCTCGGCGGTGACCGTGACGTGGTCGTCGCACACCTGGAGAAGCTGGGCCTGACGCCCGCCAACATCAACGGCGCGGGTCAGATCGTGGCCGCCGGCACGATGGAGCAGATCGCCGCTCTGGAGGCCGACAAGCCCGAAGGCTCCATGAAGGTCGTCGCCCTCAAGGTCGCGGGCGCGTTCCACACGCACCACATGGCCCCCGCGGTCGCCACGCTGGAGAAGGCCGCCGAGGCCCTCGCCCCGGCGGACCCGGCGCTGAAGTACGTCTCGAACAAGGACGGCCTCGTCGTCGCCTCGGGTGCCGATGTCGTCGCCCGCCTGGTCGGTCAGGTCGCCAACCCGGTCCGCTGGGACCTGTGCATGGAGACGTTCGCCGAGCTGGGCGTCACGGGGATCATCGAGCTCAGCCCCGGTGGCACCCTGACGGGTCTGGCCAAGCGCGCGCTGAAGGGCGTACCGAGCGTGGCGCTGAAGACCCCGGACGATCTCGACAAGGCCGCGGCGCTCATCGCCGAACTGACGGTCTGA
- a CDS encoding beta-glucosidase family protein, which produces MRDEAVEAALGKLDLDTKARLLAGQDMWSLPAVPAIGLESLVFSDGPIGVRGVRWTADDPSIALPSPTALAAAWDPELARRAGRLLAQEARRKGVHVLLAPTVNLHRSPLGGRHFECYSEDPHLTGAVGAGYVNGVQDGGVGTTVKHFVGNDAETDRFTVDSVIAPRPLRELYLAPFEAIVAHAHPWGIMTAYNQVNGTTMTEHQHLVNEVLRAEWGFDGCNVSDWMAARSTTGDILGGMDVAMPGPTTVYGPALTEAVRAGEVPEAVVDEAVRNVLRLAARVGVLEGAPAAVESAPAPIDGQALARELAARGFVLVRNEGALPLDGAAGRTVALSGAAARDARVLGGGSATVFPERIVSPLDGLTAALPEGALTYTVGADPSDELTPAGQGFDLHAVCRDAAGTVIGEGALPSGQVQWIGDDLPAGATYETMASIEVRGTFVPRESGEHAFGTRGLGAFALAVGGERLWSGIQEMGNEADPFEAFFGAPSERARVTLTEGEPVEVSLTFQVPDMSALPLRAIMFSLLHLGPRRDADELIAEAVAAARGADTAVVVVATTERVESEGFDRQDLTLPGRQDDLVRAVAAVNPNTVVVVNAGSPVELPWRGDAAAVLLTWFPGQEGGAALADVLLGDAEPGGRLPTTWPARFADAPVTEVVPTEGRLEYREGLFIGYRAYEKHAVTPAYPFGHGLGYTDWTYDSLEVTADTVRVRLTNTGARPGREVVQVYLAPVATASDGARSTTAERPASWLAAFAGVAAGPGESVEAEIPLPARAFEIWDEEARGWRRIGGTYEVRASHAHGDTRLTATLDLA; this is translated from the coding sequence ATGCGTGACGAAGCCGTCGAGGCGGCGCTGGGCAAACTGGACCTCGACACCAAGGCCCGGCTCCTGGCCGGCCAGGACATGTGGTCCCTGCCCGCCGTCCCCGCGATCGGGCTGGAGTCCCTGGTCTTCTCCGACGGGCCCATCGGGGTCCGCGGCGTGCGCTGGACCGCTGACGACCCGTCCATCGCCCTGCCGTCCCCGACCGCGCTCGCCGCCGCCTGGGACCCGGAGCTCGCCCGCCGCGCCGGCCGGCTCCTCGCCCAGGAGGCCCGCCGCAAGGGCGTGCACGTCCTCCTCGCCCCCACCGTCAACCTGCACCGGTCCCCGCTCGGCGGCCGGCACTTCGAGTGCTACTCCGAGGACCCGCACCTCACCGGCGCCGTCGGCGCCGGCTACGTGAACGGCGTCCAGGACGGTGGCGTCGGCACCACCGTCAAGCACTTCGTCGGCAACGACGCCGAGACCGACCGGTTCACCGTCGACAGCGTCATCGCGCCGCGCCCGTTGCGCGAGCTGTACCTGGCGCCCTTCGAGGCCATCGTCGCCCATGCCCACCCCTGGGGCATCATGACCGCCTACAACCAGGTCAACGGCACGACCATGACCGAGCACCAGCACCTCGTCAACGAGGTCCTGCGCGCCGAATGGGGCTTCGACGGCTGCAACGTCTCCGACTGGATGGCCGCACGCTCCACCACCGGCGACATCCTCGGCGGCATGGACGTGGCCATGCCCGGCCCCACCACCGTCTACGGTCCCGCCCTCACCGAAGCCGTCCGCGCCGGTGAGGTTCCCGAGGCCGTCGTGGACGAGGCCGTGCGCAACGTCCTGCGCCTCGCCGCCCGCGTCGGCGTCCTGGAGGGCGCCCCCGCCGCGGTCGAGAGCGCCCCGGCCCCGATCGACGGCCAGGCGCTGGCCCGCGAGCTCGCCGCCCGCGGCTTCGTCCTGGTCCGCAACGAGGGGGCGTTGCCGCTCGACGGGGCCGCCGGCCGCACCGTCGCCCTCTCCGGCGCCGCCGCCCGCGACGCCCGGGTCCTGGGCGGGGGCAGCGCCACCGTCTTCCCCGAGCGGATCGTCTCCCCGCTCGATGGCCTCACCGCGGCCCTCCCCGAGGGCGCCCTCACCTACACCGTCGGCGCCGACCCCTCCGACGAGCTCACCCCCGCAGGTCAGGGCTTCGACCTCCACGCCGTCTGCCGCGATGCCGCGGGGACCGTTATCGGCGAGGGCGCCCTGCCCTCCGGCCAGGTCCAGTGGATCGGTGACGACCTGCCCGCGGGGGCCACGTACGAGACCATGGCGAGCATCGAGGTCCGCGGCACCTTCGTGCCGCGCGAGAGCGGCGAGCACGCCTTCGGCACCCGCGGACTCGGCGCCTTCGCCTTGGCCGTCGGCGGCGAGCGGCTGTGGAGCGGCATCCAGGAGATGGGCAACGAGGCCGACCCCTTCGAGGCCTTCTTCGGCGCCCCCAGCGAGCGCGCCCGCGTCACCCTCACCGAGGGCGAGCCCGTCGAGGTGTCACTGACCTTCCAGGTCCCCGACATGTCCGCGCTGCCGCTCAGGGCGATCATGTTCTCGCTGCTCCACCTCGGCCCGCGGCGCGACGCCGACGAGCTGATCGCCGAGGCCGTGGCCGCCGCGCGCGGGGCCGACACCGCCGTCGTGGTCGTCGCCACCACCGAGCGCGTGGAGTCCGAGGGCTTCGACCGGCAGGACCTCACCCTCCCCGGCCGCCAGGACGACCTGGTGCGCGCCGTCGCCGCCGTCAATCCGAACACGGTGGTCGTCGTCAACGCGGGCTCCCCGGTGGAGCTCCCGTGGCGGGGCGACGCGGCCGCCGTCCTGCTGACCTGGTTCCCCGGGCAGGAGGGCGGGGCCGCGCTGGCCGACGTACTGCTCGGCGACGCGGAGCCGGGCGGGCGGCTGCCCACCACCTGGCCCGCGCGGTTCGCGGACGCGCCCGTCACCGAGGTCGTCCCGACCGAGGGGCGCCTGGAGTACCGCGAGGGGCTCTTCATCGGCTACCGGGCCTACGAGAAGCACGCCGTGACCCCGGCCTACCCCTTCGGGCACGGACTCGGCTACACCGACTGGACCTACGACTCCCTGGAAGTCACCGCCGACACGGTCCGGGTCCGCCTCACCAACACCGGTGCCCGCCCCGGCCGCGAGGTCGTCCAGGTCTACCTCGCCCCCGTCGCCACTGCGTCCGACGGCGCGCGGAGCACGACGGCGGAACGCCCGGCGAGCTGGCTGGCGGCCTTCGCGGGCGTCGCGGCGGGCCCCGGCGAGAGCGTCGAGGCCGAGATCCCGCTGCCCGCCCGGGCCTTCGAGATCTGGGACGAGGAAGCCCGGGGCTGGCGGCGGATCGGCGGGACCTACGAGGTCCGTGCGAGCCACGCGCACGGTGACACCCGGCTGACCGCGACGCTCGACCTCGCGTGA
- a CDS encoding DUF3145 domain-containing protein yields the protein MTTRGVLYVHSAPRALCPHVEWAVAGVLGVRVNLDWIRQPASPGTWRAEFSWQAEAGTASKLASALRGWHLLRFEVTAEPCSNAEGERYSSTPELGIFHAVTGIHGDILIPEDRLRAALARSAHGETDLEAEIAKLLGKPWDDELEPFRYAGEGAPVRWLHQVV from the coding sequence GTGACGACACGTGGAGTTCTGTACGTGCATTCCGCGCCGCGCGCGCTCTGCCCGCACGTGGAATGGGCTGTTGCGGGCGTGCTCGGGGTGCGGGTGAACCTCGACTGGATCAGACAGCCCGCTTCCCCGGGCACCTGGAGAGCCGAGTTCTCCTGGCAGGCCGAAGCGGGCACCGCCTCGAAACTCGCCTCCGCGCTGCGCGGCTGGCACCTGCTGCGCTTCGAAGTGACTGCGGAACCGTGCTCGAACGCCGAGGGCGAGCGCTACAGCTCCACCCCGGAGCTCGGCATCTTCCACGCCGTCACCGGCATCCACGGTGACATCCTGATCCCCGAAGACCGGCTACGCGCCGCCCTCGCCCGCTCCGCGCACGGCGAGACCGACCTGGAGGCGGAGATCGCCAAGCTGCTCGGCAAGCCGTGGGACGACGAACTGGAGCCCTTCCGCTACGCGGGCGAGGGCGCCCCGGTCCGCTGGCTCCACCAGGTGGTCTGA
- a CDS encoding acyl carrier protein: MAATQEEIVEGLAEIVNEIAGIPTEDVAIEKSFTDDLDVDSLSMVEVVVAAEERFDVKIPDEDVKNLKTVGDAADYILKHQA; the protein is encoded by the coding sequence ATGGCCGCCACGCAGGAAGAGATCGTCGAGGGTCTCGCGGAGATCGTCAACGAGATCGCCGGTATCCCCACCGAGGACGTCGCGATCGAGAAGTCCTTCACCGACGACCTGGACGTCGACTCGCTCTCCATGGTCGAGGTCGTCGTCGCCGCCGAAGAGCGCTTCGACGTCAAGATCCCGGACGAGGACGTCAAGAACCTCAAGACGGTCGGCGACGCCGCTGACTACATCCTGAAGCACCAGGCCTGA